In bacterium, the genomic stretch TCAGGATCACGTCCTGCCCCACGGCCGCGGCGAAGTGCGCCGACGTGCGCAGGGGACGCCGCACCCCGGGCGAGGAGACCTCGATCACGTACGCGTCGGCGATGAGCCCGGCCTCCTCGACCAGCATGCCTGCGGTGCGCGACGCCTCGGCGCAGTTGTCCACGCCGATGCCGCCCTCGCGGTCGAGGTACACGCGCAGGGTCAACCTGCCGCCGCCGCGGAAGACGCGCACGTCGAGCAGGTCGTAGCCTTGCGCCGCGAGCGGGGCCGCGAGCAGGTCCACGACGCGACCCGCCAGCTCGTAACGGTCCACGCCGCCGCCTCCCGCCGTCGACCCCCGTGCGGGGGGCCGTACATGAAAAGAAGTGGACTTGCGCCCACTCCAAAAACCGTGCCGGGTCGGCACACTCCTGAAGTGGGGCCAATATACACCCGGG encodes the following:
- the rimP gene encoding ribosome maturation factor RimP; translation: MDRYELAGRVVDLLAAPLAAQGYDLLDVRVFRGGGRLTLRVYLDREGGIGVDNCAEASRTAGMLVEEAGLIADAYVIEVSSPGVRRPLRTSAHFAAAVGQDVILKVAAAGPPRTVKGRLEAAEEGRLLVRTAADTEPLEILRDRIREANLDPEFDAQALIQADRRRRKDDKKQARETRRQTRGR